One Mesorhizobium sp. B2-1-1 DNA window includes the following coding sequences:
- a CDS encoding ABC transporter permease subunit (The N-terminal region of this protein, as described by TIGR01726, is a three transmembrane segment that identifies a subfamily of ABC transporter permease subunits, which specificities that include histidine, arginine, glutamine, glutamate, L-cystine (sic), the opines (in Agrobacterium) octopine and nopaline, etc.), whose protein sequence is MSGAAFRIERGRFAEESFCSRIHWRHGLWLVLAFFGSLAFAYAQSDPQQQAPSAIATLILWLPFILKGFALNLLMSFIAMAVATLLGIGLGLLRVSRSKLLRTPAWFVTHLFRNSPWLVILFTVMLLVPFEMRLPGAGTVAIPDWIKATFAFSLPVMANISEVLRGAINSIPKGQWESAESLAFTRGQTLRWIILPQCVRRAIPPWMNWYALLALATPMASILGVHEAVGNAQAAMEAAGARPEFLIPFYLFLLCLFFAYIYPIAIWTRKLERKYVVAS, encoded by the coding sequence ATGAGCGGCGCGGCTTTCCGTATCGAAAGGGGCCGCTTCGCAGAAGAAAGCTTCTGCTCGCGCATCCATTGGCGGCACGGGCTGTGGCTGGTGCTCGCCTTCTTCGGCTCGCTTGCCTTCGCCTATGCCCAATCGGACCCCCAGCAGCAGGCCCCGTCGGCCATCGCCACGCTGATCCTGTGGCTGCCTTTCATTCTCAAGGGTTTCGCTCTCAATCTCCTGATGAGCTTCATCGCCATGGCGGTCGCAACCCTTCTGGGGATCGGGCTGGGATTGCTGCGGGTCAGCCGCTCGAAGCTGTTGCGAACGCCCGCATGGTTCGTGACGCATCTGTTCCGCAATTCGCCGTGGCTGGTGATCCTGTTCACGGTCATGCTGCTGGTGCCGTTCGAGATGCGCCTGCCCGGCGCCGGAACGGTGGCGATACCGGACTGGATCAAGGCCACCTTCGCCTTTTCGCTACCGGTGATGGCCAATATCAGCGAGGTGCTGCGCGGCGCCATCAACTCCATCCCGAAGGGTCAGTGGGAATCGGCGGAGAGCCTTGCCTTCACGCGTGGCCAGACCTTGCGCTGGATCATCCTGCCGCAATGCGTCAGGCGCGCCATTCCGCCATGGATGAACTGGTACGCATTGCTGGCGCTGGCGACGCCGATGGCCTCGATCCTCGGTGTGCACGAGGCGGTCGGCAATGCCCAGGCCGCCATGGAAGCGGCGGGCGCGCGGCCGGAATTCCTCATTCCGTTCTATCTTTTTCTTTTGTGCCTGTTCTTCGCCTACATCTATCCGATCGCAATCTGGACGCGGAAGCTCGAGCGAAAATATGTCGTTGCAAGTTAA
- a CDS encoding amino acid ABC transporter ATP-binding protein, translating to MSLQVKSNTDEAKLKSGWSPDMPIISLRDVHKSFGALEVLKGISFDVRKGEVICVIGPSGSGKSTLIRCINGLSPVQKGSIKVEGQEVNDTKLDLLALRKKVGIVFQQYNLFPHKTALQNVMMAPVLVLKEPKREVEERARALIAKVRLQGKENAYPGELSGGQQQRVAIARSLAMRPDIMLFDEVTAALDPETVKEVLLTIRELAAEGMTCILVTHEMGFAREVADHIYFTDRGVIVEHGPPDEFFTKAKDPRTRQFLSQVL from the coding sequence ATGTCGTTGCAAGTTAAATCGAATACCGACGAAGCAAAGCTGAAATCAGGCTGGTCGCCGGACATGCCGATCATATCGCTGCGCGACGTGCACAAGTCCTTCGGCGCCCTGGAGGTGCTGAAGGGGATCAGCTTCGATGTCCGCAAAGGCGAGGTGATCTGCGTCATCGGCCCGTCCGGCTCGGGTAAATCGACGCTGATCCGCTGCATCAACGGGCTCAGTCCTGTCCAGAAGGGCTCGATCAAGGTCGAAGGGCAGGAGGTGAACGACACCAAGCTCGATCTTCTCGCGCTGCGCAAGAAAGTCGGCATCGTGTTCCAGCAATATAATCTCTTCCCGCACAAGACGGCCCTGCAGAACGTCATGATGGCGCCGGTCCTGGTGCTGAAGGAGCCGAAGAGGGAAGTCGAGGAGCGCGCCCGCGCGCTGATCGCCAAAGTCCGCCTGCAGGGCAAGGAAAACGCCTATCCGGGAGAACTGTCGGGTGGCCAGCAGCAGCGCGTCGCCATTGCGCGCAGCCTGGCCATGCGCCCCGACATCATGCTGTTCGACGAAGTCACGGCGGCGCTAGATCCCGAGACGGTGAAGGAGGTGCTGCTCACGATCAGGGAACTGGCGGCAGAGGGCATGACCTGCATCCTCGTCACCCATGAGATGGGATTCGCCCGCGAGGTGGCGGACCACATCTATTTCACCGACCGGGGCGTGATCGTGGAGCACGGCCCACCGGACGAGTTTTTCACCAAGGCGAAGGATCCCAGGACGAGGCAGTTCCTGAGTCAGGTTCTTTAG